A region from the Aphis gossypii isolate Hap1 chromosome 1, ASM2018417v2, whole genome shotgun sequence genome encodes:
- the LOC114119596 gene encoding uncharacterized protein LOC114119596 codes for MFSSDSSSITHTSASEFTAQAVVHILERTSKLSLVHYNGVDRPFLGELSTDGDNEIKQLVQTTFPNCNISKIKQVYYPQMYGMYLLREEEMKLEVGRRVQEKLLFHVTTESRAMESLSSGLDWRRTQRNKFGCGVSFSDNADYANYYADKSPSEDTRVIMICCVLVRETYVVPRQNDGNDLIVPPDFADTSVSHTGHVYVKYNDNEFYPLFFAFYRREHEHRITSKFYRANNYRGRSNRSYNRNRW; via the exons ATGTTTTCAAGTGATAGTAGCAGTATAACACACACTAGTGCGTCGGAGTTTACAGCGCAAGCTGTAGTCCATATTTTGGAACGTACTTCAAAGTTGTCACTCGTCCACTACAATGGCGTGGATCGTCCGTTTCTTGGCGAGTTAAGCACCGACGGcgataatgaaattaaacagCTTGTACAAACAACATTTCCCAAC TGCAatatcagtaaaataaaacaagtctACTATCCACAAATGTACGGCATGTATTTACTGCGCGAAGAAGAGATGAAATTGGAAGTTGGCCGAAGAGTTCAAGAAAAATTGCTTTTCCATGTGACAACTGAGTCCAGAGCCATGGAGTCGCTGAGCAGTGGACTCGACTGGAGACGCACCCAGCGCAACAAATTTGGATGTGGTGTTTCGTTCAGCGACAACGCCGATTATGCTAATTATTATGCTGACAAATCTCCCAGCGAAG ACACACGCGTCATCATGATATGCTGCGTGCTGGTTAGAGAAACCTATGTGGTCCCCAGACAAAACGATGGAAACGACTTAATCGTACCACCTGACTTTGCGGACACGTCGGTGAGCCATACTGGTCACGTGTACGTTAAGTACAACGATAATGAATTTTATCCACTTTTCTTTGCATTCTACCGGCGGGAACATGAACATCGAATCACAAGCAAATTTTACCGCGCCAACAACTACCGCGGTCGATCAAATAGGTCCTACAATCGCAATCGCTGGTAG